The following are encoded together in the Bradymonas sediminis genome:
- a CDS encoding NTP transferase domain-containing protein produces the protein MSEQAKIHDAILLVAGVGARLRPLTDTQPKCLIEINGVPLLIRLLRQLHEQGIQHVALATGYLEAKIRSCVAGHSNLPEVSFCPNPNYSETNNAASLLGALPAVAGRPFILCDGDILVRKSGWLKDLLADSRGNILAMISPEEMGAEEMKIELGEDDRVSALSKGLDPAKSAGESVGVQIISADFYDVLRERLEAMSEDERANSYYEDMFADIMGDAHPFYAHEIPVSSWTEIDTLEDLEVARQLYASWQDTPEDSTPTNN, from the coding sequence ATGTCTGAGCAAGCAAAAATTCACGATGCGATTCTATTAGTCGCGGGCGTCGGCGCCCGCCTCAGGCCGCTGACCGACACGCAGCCCAAATGCCTGATCGAGATCAACGGAGTACCGCTGCTGATTCGTCTGCTGCGCCAACTCCATGAGCAGGGCATCCAGCATGTCGCGCTGGCCACCGGCTATCTTGAGGCCAAGATTCGCTCCTGCGTGGCCGGCCACTCCAACCTGCCGGAAGTCAGCTTCTGCCCGAACCCGAATTACTCCGAGACCAATAACGCCGCCTCGCTTTTAGGCGCGCTGCCGGCGGTCGCCGGGCGCCCGTTTATCCTCTGCGATGGCGATATCCTGGTGCGCAAATCCGGCTGGCTCAAGGATCTGCTCGCCGACTCGCGCGGCAATATTCTCGCGATGATTTCCCCCGAAGAAATGGGCGCCGAAGAGATGAAGATCGAGCTCGGCGAGGATGACCGTGTCAGCGCGCTGAGCAAGGGGCTCGACCCAGCCAAGAGCGCAGGCGAATCCGTGGGCGTCCAGATTATCTCGGCGGACTTCTATGACGTCCTTCGCGAGCGCCTTGAAGCGATGAGCGAGGACGAGCGGGCGAACTCCTATTATGAGGATATGTTCGCCGACATCATGGGCGACGCGCACCCCTTCTACGCCCACGAAATCCCGGTCAGCAGCTGGACCGAGATCGACACCCTCGAAGACCTCGAAGTCGCTCGCCAACTCTACGCGAGCTGGCAGGATACCCCCGAAGACTCGACTCCCACCAACAACTAG
- a CDS encoding CDP-alcohol phosphatidyltransferase family protein, translating into MSFRTRYRDALAFKDYDVEESVDRRFHRPLAAAVTALALSTPVTPNQITVSSLTAGWIGSFCLYQSFFGTLFDEVALGPIPVDSLLLVLAGFFLFASVILDCADGQLARARGGGSRVGRILDGVVDALVLLPAYVLIGLGILEHFGSIWFGVAVVAGITTWIRTIVYDNVKVQFQALTSTTADASSGVETRDEVLKDLDQARESGSMLERFLLRVYLGFLTVKDRLAGDPSALEPKLPTEEEAAAYRRKYRGTMRQAALLGLGTHMLFVYTSVALAAIDLRALLVAQAILAFAFTPLLIVVLIRSRTM; encoded by the coding sequence ATGAGCTTTCGAACACGTTACCGCGACGCCCTCGCCTTCAAAGACTACGACGTTGAGGAGAGCGTTGACCGCCGATTCCACCGCCCCTTGGCGGCGGCGGTCACCGCCCTCGCGCTGTCGACCCCCGTCACGCCCAACCAGATTACGGTCTCGAGCCTGACCGCCGGCTGGATTGGCTCCTTTTGCCTCTATCAGTCGTTCTTCGGCACGCTCTTTGACGAAGTCGCGCTCGGCCCCATCCCGGTCGACTCACTGCTGCTCGTGCTCGCCGGCTTCTTCCTCTTCGCCTCGGTCATCCTCGACTGCGCCGACGGCCAACTCGCCCGCGCGCGCGGCGGCGGCTCGCGCGTCGGGCGCATCCTCGACGGCGTAGTCGACGCCCTGGTCTTGTTGCCCGCCTATGTGTTGATCGGCCTGGGAATTTTGGAACATTTTGGCAGCATCTGGTTCGGCGTCGCCGTGGTCGCAGGCATCACGACCTGGATTCGAACCATCGTCTACGACAACGTCAAAGTCCAATTTCAAGCGCTCACCTCCACCACGGCCGACGCATCGTCGGGGGTTGAGACCCGCGATGAGGTCCTCAAAGATTTGGATCAAGCCCGCGAATCTGGCAGTATGCTCGAGCGATTTCTGCTGCGGGTCTATCTGGGCTTTTTGACGGTAAAAGACCGTCTGGCCGGCGACCCGAGCGCCCTGGAGCCCAAACTTCCCACCGAGGAAGAAGCCGCGGCCTACCGGCGCAAATATCGCGGTACGATGCGCCAGGCCGCGCTACTGGGCCTGGGCACGCATATGCTTTTTGTCTATACCTCGGTCGCGCTGGCCGCCATCGACCTGCGCGCTCTCTTGGTCGCCCAGGCGATTTTAGCCTTCGCATTTACGCCGCTGCTTATTGTCGTACTGATTCGCTCACGAACGATGTAG